From Granulicella sp. WH15, the proteins below share one genomic window:
- the rplR gene encoding 50S ribosomal protein L18 produces the protein MITPRQRNVIRQRVHTRIREKMSGTPERPRLNVYRSLNQIYTQLIDDLNGVTIASASSMAKKGEEKVSGGNIAAAKEVGKLIAERGLEKGIKKVVFDRGGYLYHGRIKALADAAREAGLDF, from the coding sequence ATGATTACACCACGTCAACGCAATGTCATTCGCCAGCGCGTTCACACCCGTATCCGCGAGAAGATGTCCGGCACCCCGGAGCGTCCGCGCCTCAACGTCTACCGCTCGCTCAACCAAATCTACACCCAGCTCATTGACGATCTGAACGGCGTGACCATCGCCTCGGCTTCGTCGATGGCGAAGAAGGGTGAGGAGAAGGTCTCCGGCGGAAACATCGCCGCGGCCAAGGAAGTGGGCAAGCTGATCGCCGAGCGCGGCCTCGAGAAGGGCATCAAGAAGGTGGTCTTCGATCGTGGCGGCTACCTGTATCACGGCCGCATCAAGGCTCTGGCCGACGCAGCTCGCGAAGCCGGCCTCGACTTCTAA
- the rpsE gene encoding 30S ribosomal protein S5 produces the protein MAIRKKLDANRLNLKDEVVSINRVTKVVKGGKNMSFAALVVVGDPAEGVVGYGSGKAKEVPQAIRKGIESAKKNLLKVNLTETTIPHQVLGHFGAGEVMLKPAPEGTGVIAGKTVRAVMTSAGIQNVLTKSLGTANPHNVIKATFDALAQLRDRAEVAALRGKSVDEL, from the coding sequence ATGGCAATCCGCAAGAAACTCGACGCCAACCGCCTCAACCTGAAGGATGAGGTTGTCTCCATCAATCGCGTCACGAAGGTCGTCAAGGGCGGTAAGAACATGTCGTTCGCGGCCTTGGTCGTCGTCGGCGACCCGGCCGAGGGCGTTGTCGGCTACGGTTCGGGCAAGGCCAAGGAGGTTCCGCAGGCGATCCGCAAGGGTATCGAGTCGGCGAAGAAGAACCTGCTGAAGGTCAACCTGACCGAGACCACGATTCCTCACCAGGTGCTGGGCCACTTCGGCGCCGGCGAGGTGATGTTGAAGCCGGCTCCCGAAGGGACCGGAGTCATCGCCGGTAAGACGGTTCGCGCCGTCATGACCTCGGCTGGCATCCAGAACGTCCTCACCAAGTCGCTCGGAACCGCCAACCCGCACAACGTCATCAAGGCTACCTTCGATGCGCTCGCTCAGCTCCGCGACCGCGCCGAGGTTGCTGCGCTGCGCGGCAAGTCGGTAGACGAGCTGTAA
- the rpmD gene encoding 50S ribosomal protein L30, producing MAETPKIKLQYFRSMICAPTKQKLTIKGLGFTRLNQIVEREDTPSIHGMVKKVPHLVRIVD from the coding sequence ATGGCAGAGACCCCGAAGATCAAGCTCCAGTACTTCCGCTCCATGATCTGCGCGCCAACCAAGCAGAAGCTGACCATCAAGGGTCTGGGCTTCACGCGGTTGAACCAGATCGTCGAGCGCGAGGATACGCCCTCCATCCACGGCATGGTGAAGAAGGTTCCTCACCTCGTACGGATCGTAGACTAA
- the rplO gene encoding 50S ribosomal protein L15: MAIRNLSNLRAPKKANENKKRVGRGMGSGMGKTSTRGHKGQGSRSGSSLMRGFEGGQMPLHRRLPKRGFTNIFRVEYTVVGLDRLAEINAATSESEFTLDKIVELGLRRRKSSLVKVLNNGEITAAITVHAHKFSAAAKAAIEKAGGKAVLIGGETEAAA; the protein is encoded by the coding sequence ATGGCAATTCGTAATCTCTCCAATCTGCGCGCCCCCAAAAAGGCGAATGAGAACAAGAAGCGTGTCGGCCGCGGTATGGGTTCGGGCATGGGTAAGACCTCGACCCGCGGCCATAAGGGCCAGGGTTCGCGTTCGGGTTCGTCCCTGATGCGCGGTTTTGAAGGCGGCCAGATGCCGCTGCACCGCCGTCTGCCCAAGCGCGGCTTCACCAACATCTTCCGCGTGGAGTACACCGTGGTTGGCCTCGACCGTCTGGCTGAGATCAACGCAGCTACCAGTGAGAGCGAGTTCACGCTCGACAAGATCGTCGAGCTGGGCCTGCGCCGCCGCAAGAGCTCGCTGGTCAAGGTGCTGAACAACGGCGAGATCACCGCCGCGATCACGGTTCATGCGCACAAGTTTTCGGCCGCTGCCAAGGCCGCGATCGAGAAGGCCGGTGGTAAGGCCGTCCTGATCGGTGGCGAGACGGAAGCAGCCGCTTAG